One Peterkaempfera bronchialis DNA window includes the following coding sequences:
- a CDS encoding RecB family exonuclease yields the protein MYQTDSGADPSGAAVPPPAEEAAPADLRERPAAPPSGLSPSRAGDFMTCPLLYRFRVIDRLPEPPSPAATRGTVVHAVLERLFDSPAAERTPQRARELLRPQWERLLGERPELAGLFPDDADGALLAGWLADAERLLEGYFRLEDPTRLEPAERELYVETALESGLLLRGYIDRVDVAPTGEIRLVDYKTGKAPSRDFEGKAMFQMKFYALMLWRLRGVVPRRLQLVYLGSGDVVAYDPDPGDLQAVERKLLALWEAIQRAVATGEWRPRPSRLCDWCDHRALCPSFGGTPPPYPLAVLPAPRTTEESW from the coding sequence ATGTACCAGACCGACAGCGGAGCCGACCCCTCGGGAGCGGCCGTCCCCCCTCCCGCCGAGGAGGCCGCTCCGGCCGATCTCCGGGAGCGCCCCGCCGCCCCGCCCAGCGGGCTCTCCCCGTCCCGGGCGGGCGACTTCATGACCTGCCCGCTGCTGTACCGGTTCCGGGTGATCGACCGGCTGCCCGAGCCGCCGAGCCCCGCTGCGACCCGGGGCACCGTGGTGCACGCGGTGCTGGAGCGCCTCTTCGACAGCCCGGCGGCCGAGCGCACCCCGCAGCGCGCCCGGGAGCTGCTGCGCCCGCAGTGGGAGCGGCTGCTGGGCGAGCGCCCGGAGCTGGCCGGGCTCTTCCCTGACGATGCGGACGGCGCGCTGCTGGCGGGCTGGCTGGCCGACGCCGAGCGGCTGCTGGAGGGGTACTTCCGGCTGGAGGACCCCACCCGGCTGGAGCCCGCCGAGCGCGAGCTGTATGTGGAGACCGCCCTGGAGTCGGGCCTGCTGCTGCGCGGCTACATCGACCGGGTCGATGTGGCGCCCACCGGGGAGATCCGGCTGGTCGACTACAAGACCGGCAAGGCGCCCTCGCGGGACTTCGAGGGCAAGGCCATGTTCCAGATGAAGTTCTATGCGCTGATGCTGTGGCGGCTGCGCGGCGTGGTGCCCAGGCGGCTTCAGCTGGTCTACCTGGGCAGCGGCGACGTGGTGGCGTACGACCCCGACCCGGGCGATCTGCAGGCCGTGGAGCGCAAGCTGCTGGCCCTCTGGGAGGCGATCCAGCGCGCGGTGGCCACCGGGGAGTGGCGGCCGCGCCCCAGCCGGCTCTGCGACTGGTGCGACCACCGGGCACTCTGCCCGAGCTTCGGCGGGACTCCCCCGCCCTACCCCCTCGCCGTGCTGCCCGCACCGAGGACGACCGAGGAGTCGTGGTGA
- a CDS encoding HAD family hydrolase — protein MTTTSAAATSAAESGSSGLQAVLLDMDGTLVDTEEFWWQAESSLLAELGHQLDEADRARVVGGPMTRVVDYLIDITGVALTAAELSLMIGQRFTELLAGGVPMMPGAERLLTELSAHGVPTALVSASHRHDIDMVMRTLGNEHFAFSVAGDEVTRTKPHPDPYLVAAARLGAEPARCVVIEDSPTGVRSAEAAGCTVIAVPTVARIEAAPGRTVLRSLEEVDLALLRRLVPARV, from the coding sequence GTGACCACCACCTCCGCCGCAGCCACCTCCGCCGCCGAGTCCGGCAGCTCCGGGCTCCAGGCCGTCCTGCTCGACATGGACGGCACCCTGGTGGACACCGAGGAATTCTGGTGGCAGGCGGAGAGCTCGCTCCTCGCCGAGCTGGGCCACCAGCTGGACGAGGCCGACCGGGCGCGGGTGGTCGGCGGCCCGATGACCCGGGTGGTGGACTACCTGATCGACATCACCGGGGTGGCGCTCACCGCAGCGGAGCTCTCCCTGATGATCGGCCAGCGGTTCACCGAGCTGCTGGCCGGCGGGGTGCCGATGATGCCCGGGGCCGAGCGGCTGCTCACCGAGCTCTCCGCACACGGCGTGCCCACCGCGCTGGTCTCGGCGTCCCACCGGCACGACATCGACATGGTGATGCGCACTCTGGGCAACGAGCACTTCGCCTTCTCGGTGGCCGGTGACGAGGTCACCCGGACCAAGCCGCACCCCGACCCCTACCTGGTCGCCGCAGCCCGGCTGGGGGCCGAGCCGGCCCGCTGCGTGGTCATCGAGGACTCGCCCACCGGCGTGCGGTCGGCCGAAGCCGCAGGTTGCACGGTGATCGCGGTGCCGACGGTGGCCCGGATCGAGGCTGCTCCGGGGCGCACCGTGCTGCGCTCGCTGGAGGAGGTCGACCTGGCGCTGCTGCGCCGGCTGGTTCCCGCGCGAGTGTGA
- the mshC gene encoding cysteine--1-D-myo-inosityl 2-amino-2-deoxy-alpha-D-glucopyranoside ligase, translating to MYAWPATDVPALPGRGNPLRLHDTAAGRTREIIPAGPTARLYVCGITPYDATHMGHAATYTAFDLVQRVWRDTGHDVLYVQNVTDVDDPLLVRAEETGVDWTELAERETALFREDMTALRMLPPAHYVGAVESIPWIVPLVRQLLETGAAYELDGDIYFSVESDPRFGEVSRLSETEMVPLFGERGGDPDRPGKKHRLDPMLWMAARPGEPSWETELGQGRPGWHIECVAIALEYLGMSFDVQGGGSDLAFPHHEMGAAHAQVATGEHPYARAYVHAGMVALDGEKMSKSRGNLVFVSRLRRDGVDPAAIRLALLAHHYRSDWEWTDAVLAEAVQRLGRWRAAVSRPDGPSAHALLAEVREALADDLDAPGALAAVDRWAERQQAEGGDDAGAPGLVSRAVDALLGVAL from the coding sequence ATGTATGCCTGGCCCGCCACAGACGTCCCCGCGCTCCCCGGCCGGGGGAATCCCCTGCGCCTCCACGACACCGCCGCAGGCCGCACCCGGGAGATCATCCCTGCGGGCCCCACGGCCCGCCTCTACGTGTGCGGCATCACCCCCTACGACGCCACCCACATGGGCCACGCGGCCACCTACACCGCCTTCGACCTGGTCCAGCGGGTGTGGCGGGACACGGGGCACGATGTGCTCTACGTCCAGAACGTCACCGATGTGGACGACCCGCTGCTGGTCCGCGCCGAGGAGACCGGGGTCGACTGGACCGAGCTGGCCGAGCGCGAGACGGCGCTCTTCCGCGAGGACATGACCGCGCTGCGGATGCTGCCGCCCGCCCACTACGTCGGCGCGGTGGAGTCCATCCCGTGGATCGTTCCGCTGGTACGGCAGTTGCTGGAGACCGGCGCCGCCTATGAACTCGACGGCGACATCTACTTCTCGGTGGAGTCCGACCCGCGCTTCGGCGAGGTCTCCCGCCTCTCCGAGACGGAGATGGTGCCGCTCTTCGGGGAGCGCGGCGGGGATCCGGACCGCCCGGGCAAGAAGCACCGGCTGGACCCCATGCTCTGGATGGCGGCCCGCCCCGGTGAGCCCTCCTGGGAGACCGAGCTCGGCCAGGGCCGTCCCGGCTGGCACATCGAGTGCGTCGCCATCGCGCTGGAGTACCTGGGCATGTCCTTCGACGTCCAGGGCGGCGGCAGCGACCTCGCCTTCCCGCACCATGAGATGGGCGCCGCGCACGCCCAGGTCGCCACCGGGGAGCACCCCTACGCCAGGGCGTATGTGCACGCCGGCATGGTGGCGCTGGACGGCGAGAAGATGTCCAAGTCCCGGGGCAACCTGGTCTTCGTCTCCCGGCTGCGCCGCGACGGGGTCGACCCGGCCGCCATCCGGCTGGCCCTGCTCGCCCACCACTACCGCTCCGACTGGGAGTGGACCGACGCCGTGCTGGCCGAGGCGGTCCAGCGGCTCGGCCGCTGGCGGGCGGCGGTCTCCCGCCCGGACGGGCCGTCCGCCCATGCGCTGCTGGCGGAGGTCCGCGAGGCGCTGGCCGACGACCTGGACGCGCCGGGTGCGCTGGCCGCAGTGGACCGCTGGGCCGAGCGGCAGCAGGCCGAGGGCGGAGACGACGCCGGCGCCCCGGGGCTGGTCTCGCGGGCCGTCGACGCGCTGCTCGGCGTGGCCCTCTGA
- a CDS encoding PAC2 family protein: MIELEDVPELIDPVMVAAFEGWNDAGDAASAAVGHLDQAWGGKVFAALDAEDYYDFQVNRPTVWMDGAVRRITWPTTRLSVVRVTEPKTRDLVLVRGIEPSMRWRSFCNELLGFAHELGVEMVVILGALLGDTPHTRPVPVSGVTSDPDLARSLDLEESRYEGPTGIVGVLQEACAHAGVPAVTFWAAVPHYVAQPPNPKATLALLNKVEDLLDLRIPLGELPDDSRAWQIGVDQLAAEDSEVAEYVQQLEEARDTAELPEASGDAIAREFERYLRRRDNVGPAEPGEGHDPGRAASFRREEPKASERPSLDRPPGERPGSERPERPERATGGDAGQQGVEGGENAEGAENADGSSEEDGGGASGPRRPGPADRGDRGEGR, translated from the coding sequence GTGATCGAGCTCGAGGACGTGCCCGAGCTCATCGACCCGGTCATGGTGGCCGCGTTCGAGGGCTGGAACGATGCCGGGGACGCCGCTTCCGCGGCGGTGGGGCATCTGGACCAGGCGTGGGGCGGGAAGGTGTTCGCCGCCCTGGACGCCGAGGACTACTACGACTTCCAGGTCAACCGGCCCACGGTGTGGATGGACGGTGCGGTGCGCCGCATCACCTGGCCGACCACCCGGCTGTCGGTGGTCCGGGTCACCGAGCCCAAGACCAGGGACCTGGTGCTGGTGCGCGGCATCGAGCCGAGCATGCGCTGGCGGTCGTTCTGCAATGAACTGCTGGGCTTCGCCCATGAGCTGGGCGTGGAGATGGTGGTGATCCTCGGGGCGCTGCTGGGGGACACCCCGCACACCCGCCCGGTGCCGGTGAGCGGCGTGACCTCCGACCCCGACCTGGCCCGGTCGCTGGACCTGGAGGAGAGCCGCTACGAGGGCCCCACGGGCATCGTGGGCGTGCTCCAGGAGGCATGTGCGCATGCCGGGGTACCGGCGGTGACCTTCTGGGCGGCGGTGCCGCACTATGTGGCGCAGCCGCCCAACCCCAAGGCCACCCTGGCGCTGCTGAACAAGGTCGAGGACCTGCTGGACCTGCGGATTCCGCTGGGTGAGCTGCCGGACGACTCCCGCGCCTGGCAGATCGGGGTGGACCAGCTGGCCGCCGAGGACAGCGAGGTCGCCGAGTATGTGCAGCAGCTGGAGGAGGCGCGGGACACGGCGGAGCTGCCGGAGGCGTCCGGCGACGCCATCGCCCGCGAGTTCGAGCGGTATCTGCGGCGGCGGGACAATGTGGGGCCGGCGGAGCCCGGCGAGGGCCATGACCCGGGGCGGGCGGCCTCCTTCCGGCGGGAGGAGCCCAAGGCGTCCGAGCGGCCGTCGCTGGACCGGCCCCCGGGCGAGCGGCCCGGCTCCGAGCGTCCGGAGCGCCCCGAGCGAGCGACCGGCGGGGACGCCGGGCAGCAGGGCGTGGAGGGCGGCGAGAACGCGGAGGGGGCGGAGAACGCCGACGGGTCCTCGGAGGAGGACGGCGGAGGCGCCTCCGGTCCTCGGCGGCCCGGCCCCGCCGACCGGGGCGACCGGGGCGAGGGACGGTAG
- the metH gene encoding methionine synthase: MAIAVPSASHQSRATALREALATRVVVADGAMGTMLQAHDPSLDDFEGHEGCNEILSVSRPDIVRSVHEAYFEVGVDCVETNTFGANLAALGEYGIADRIFELSEAGAAVAREVADRFATPDRPRWVLGSIGPGTKLPTLGHATFATLRDGFRQNAAGLLAGGADGLLVETSQDLLQTKAAVLGAKLALAEAGLDVPVFVQVTVETTGTMLLGSEIGAALTALEPLGIDYIGLNCATGPAEMSEHLRYLAKNARIGLSCMPNAGLPVLGRDGAHYPLTPGELADAHDVFTRQYGLSLVGGCCGTTPEHLRQVVDRVRGREVAAREPHPEPAAASLYQAVPFRQDTSYLAIGERTNANGSKKFREAMLAGDWQACVEIAREQIRDGSHLLDLCVDYVGRDGVADMREVAGRLATASTLPIVLDSTETDVLRAGLEMLGGRAVLNSVNYEDGDGPDSRFAKVAGLAREHGAAVVALTIDEQGQARTAETKVAVAERLIAELTAGYGLAESDIIVDCLTFTIATGQEESRRDAVETIGAIRELKRRHPAVQTTLGLSNVSFGLNPAARMVLNSVFLHECVEAGLDSAIVHASKILPMARIPEDQREVALDLVYDRRREGYDPLQRFLELFEGVDAKSVKAGKAEELAALPLEERLRARIVDGERNGLEADLDEALASRPALEIINNTLLEGMKTVGELFGSGQMQLPFVLQSAEVMKTAVAHLEPYMEKADSQGKGTIVLATVKGDVHDIGKNLVDIILSNNGYNVVNLGIKQPVSAILEAAAEHDADVIGMSGLLVKSTVVMKENLQELNQRGLAARWPVILGGAALTRAYVEQDLHEIYDGEVRYARDAFEGLRLMDALIAVKRGVPGAALPELRQRRVAVRPQVQEPEEELGSVRSDVAVDNPVPVPPFWGDRIIKGIPLADYASWLDEDALFKGQWGLKASRSGDGPSYEELVETEGRPRLRMWLDRLQTDGLLEAAVVHGYYPAVSKGDDLVVLGEDGAERTRFTFPRQRRGRRLCLADFFRPEESGERDVVGFQVVTMGNRISQAANELFAADAYRDYLELHGLSVQLAEALAEYWHARVRAQLGFAGEDPDDVRDMFALKYRGARFSLGYGACPDLEDRAKIADLLRPERIGVELSEEFQLHPEQSTDAIVIHHPEAKYFNAR; this comes from the coding sequence ATGGCCATTGCCGTCCCGTCCGCATCCCACCAGAGCAGGGCGACCGCCCTGCGTGAGGCCCTCGCCACCCGTGTCGTGGTGGCCGACGGGGCGATGGGCACGATGCTCCAGGCGCACGATCCGTCGCTGGACGACTTCGAGGGCCACGAGGGCTGCAACGAGATCCTCAGCGTCTCCCGCCCCGACATCGTCCGCTCGGTCCACGAGGCGTACTTCGAGGTCGGCGTCGACTGTGTGGAGACCAACACCTTCGGTGCCAACCTCGCCGCCCTCGGCGAGTACGGGATCGCGGACCGGATCTTCGAGCTCTCGGAGGCGGGCGCGGCGGTGGCCCGCGAGGTCGCCGACCGTTTTGCCACCCCCGACCGGCCGCGGTGGGTGCTGGGCTCGATCGGCCCCGGCACCAAGCTGCCGACCCTGGGCCATGCCACCTTCGCCACGCTGCGGGACGGCTTCCGGCAGAACGCCGCCGGTCTGCTCGCCGGTGGCGCCGACGGCCTGCTGGTGGAGACCAGCCAGGACCTGCTCCAGACCAAGGCGGCGGTGCTGGGCGCCAAGCTGGCGCTGGCCGAGGCGGGCCTGGACGTGCCGGTCTTTGTGCAGGTCACCGTGGAGACCACCGGCACCATGCTGCTGGGCTCCGAGATCGGCGCGGCGCTGACCGCGCTGGAGCCGCTGGGCATCGACTACATCGGCCTGAACTGCGCCACCGGCCCCGCCGAGATGAGCGAGCACCTGCGCTACCTGGCCAAGAACGCCCGGATCGGCCTCTCCTGCATGCCCAACGCCGGACTGCCGGTGCTCGGCCGGGACGGCGCCCACTACCCGCTCACCCCCGGGGAGCTGGCGGACGCCCATGACGTCTTCACCCGCCAGTACGGGCTCTCGCTGGTCGGCGGCTGCTGCGGTACCACCCCGGAGCACCTGCGGCAGGTGGTGGACCGGGTGCGCGGCCGGGAGGTGGCCGCCCGGGAGCCGCACCCCGAGCCGGCCGCCGCCTCGCTGTACCAGGCGGTGCCGTTCCGGCAGGACACCTCCTATCTGGCGATCGGCGAGCGCACCAACGCCAATGGGTCGAAGAAGTTCCGCGAGGCCATGCTCGCCGGCGACTGGCAGGCGTGTGTGGAGATCGCCCGGGAGCAGATCCGCGACGGCTCCCACCTGCTGGACCTCTGCGTGGACTACGTCGGCCGGGACGGCGTGGCCGACATGCGGGAGGTCGCCGGGCGGCTGGCCACCGCCTCCACGCTGCCGATCGTGCTGGACTCCACCGAGACCGACGTGCTGCGGGCCGGACTGGAGATGCTGGGCGGCCGGGCGGTGCTCAACTCGGTCAACTACGAGGACGGCGACGGCCCGGACTCCCGCTTCGCCAAGGTCGCCGGGCTCGCCCGCGAGCACGGCGCGGCCGTGGTGGCGCTGACCATCGACGAGCAGGGGCAGGCCCGTACCGCCGAGACCAAGGTCGCGGTGGCCGAGCGGCTGATCGCCGAGCTGACCGCCGGGTACGGGCTGGCCGAGTCCGACATCATCGTGGACTGTCTGACCTTCACCATCGCCACCGGCCAGGAGGAGTCCCGCCGCGACGCGGTGGAGACCATCGGCGCGATCCGGGAGCTCAAGCGCCGCCACCCGGCGGTGCAGACCACCCTGGGCCTGTCCAATGTCTCCTTCGGCCTCAACCCGGCCGCCCGGATGGTGCTCAACTCGGTCTTCCTGCACGAGTGCGTGGAGGCGGGGCTGGATTCGGCCATCGTGCATGCCTCCAAGATCCTGCCGATGGCCAGGATCCCCGAGGACCAGCGCGAGGTGGCACTGGACCTGGTGTACGACCGGCGGCGGGAGGGCTATGACCCGTTGCAGCGGTTCCTGGAGCTCTTCGAGGGCGTGGACGCCAAGTCGGTCAAGGCCGGGAAGGCCGAGGAGCTGGCCGCGCTGCCGCTGGAGGAGCGGCTGCGGGCCCGGATCGTGGACGGCGAGCGCAACGGCCTGGAGGCCGACCTGGACGAGGCGCTGGCCTCCCGCCCGGCGCTGGAGATCATCAACAACACGCTGCTGGAGGGCATGAAGACGGTCGGTGAGCTGTTCGGCTCCGGCCAGATGCAGCTGCCGTTCGTCCTCCAGTCGGCGGAGGTGATGAAGACCGCCGTGGCCCACCTGGAGCCGTACATGGAGAAGGCCGACAGCCAGGGCAAGGGCACCATCGTGCTGGCCACGGTCAAGGGCGACGTCCATGACATCGGCAAGAACCTGGTCGACATCATCCTCTCCAACAACGGCTACAACGTGGTCAACCTGGGCATCAAGCAGCCCGTCTCGGCCATCCTGGAGGCCGCCGCCGAGCATGACGCCGATGTCATCGGCATGTCCGGCCTGCTGGTGAAGTCCACGGTGGTGATGAAGGAGAACCTCCAGGAGCTCAACCAGCGCGGCCTGGCCGCCCGCTGGCCGGTCATCCTCGGCGGTGCCGCGCTGACCCGCGCCTATGTCGAGCAGGACCTGCACGAGATCTACGACGGCGAGGTCCGCTACGCCCGGGACGCCTTCGAGGGCCTGCGGCTGATGGACGCGCTGATCGCGGTCAAGCGCGGGGTGCCCGGTGCCGCGCTGCCGGAGCTGCGGCAGCGCCGGGTCGCGGTGCGGCCGCAGGTCCAGGAGCCGGAGGAGGAGCTGGGCTCGGTGCGGTCGGATGTGGCCGTGGACAACCCGGTGCCGGTCCCGCCGTTCTGGGGCGACCGGATCATCAAGGGCATCCCGCTGGCCGACTACGCCTCCTGGCTGGACGAGGACGCCCTGTTCAAGGGCCAGTGGGGCCTGAAGGCGTCGCGCAGCGGCGACGGCCCGTCCTATGAGGAGCTGGTGGAGACCGAGGGCCGGCCCCGGCTGCGGATGTGGCTGGACCGGCTGCAGACCGACGGCCTGCTGGAGGCGGCGGTGGTCCACGGCTACTACCCGGCCGTCTCCAAGGGCGACGACCTGGTGGTCCTGGGCGAGGATGGCGCCGAGCGCACCCGCTTCACCTTCCCCCGCCAGCGCCGTGGCCGCCGGCTCTGCCTGGCCGACTTCTTCCGCCCCGAGGAGTCGGGCGAGCGGGACGTGGTCGGCTTCCAGGTGGTCACCATGGGCAACCGCATCTCGCAGGCGGCCAACGAGCTCTTCGCGGCCGACGCCTACCGCGACTACCTGGAGCTGCACGGCCTCTCCGTGCAGCTGGCCGAGGCGCTGGCGGAGTACTGGCACGCCCGGGTCCGCGCCCAGCTGGGCTTCGCCGGGGAGGACCCGGACGACGTCCGCGACATGTTCGCGCTGAAGTACCGGGGCGCCCGCTTCTCGCTCGGCTACGGCGCCTGCCCCGACCTGGAGGACCGCGCCAAGATCGCGGACCTGCTGCGGCCGGAGCGGATCGGCGTCGAGCTCTCCGAGGAGTTCCAGCTCCACCCCGAGCAGTCCACCGACGCCATCGTCATCCACCACCCCGAGGCCAAGTACTTCAACGCACGCTGA
- a CDS encoding ABC transporter substrate-binding protein gives MSAVKRLAVLGCAGLVASTVAGCGSSGGSGSGASDAAVTMGTTTVTGTYDPAGAYDVGSWMLLYNTHQMLLNFPPGATSPQPDAAKSCAFTGADAKTYQCTLKSGLKFSNGDSLTAEDVVFSFTRMKKIHDPNGPADALFETLESVTAQGDDGVVFHLTEPDAIFPSKLASAAGAIVDHKVYPADALLPNSKMVGSGPYKVEGIDEMKTSDGTAPGTVRLAANSSYQGSAKLNNSKFTLRYFSEPAELKAALESGKVDFTDNSLDPKDSTKYKQEALSGTGKFKVVTGDSAETRYMVFNAKDPVVGQKAVRQAVAQLLDRKALARDGYNRTVQALYSVVPQGILGSNTAFFNHYGDPSAKKARDILEKAGIETPVSFSLTWARSRVDAAEENQIKQQLESSGLFRVTVKKEASWDTFRKNWAKGVYQAYAVGWSPDYPDADNYIVPLAVKGGAYLNNWDNPEISGQLVPQSRKVTDRAEAMGKFGTMQDIIANDAPLIPLWQSKSFYVSRDDISGVESTVDTTAIVRFWEIGRIAG, from the coding sequence ATGTCTGCAGTCAAAAGACTGGCGGTGCTCGGCTGCGCCGGCCTGGTCGCTTCAACGGTTGCCGGATGCGGCTCGTCCGGAGGCAGCGGCTCCGGCGCGTCCGATGCCGCGGTCACCATGGGTACCACCACGGTGACCGGTACGTACGACCCCGCCGGTGCGTACGACGTGGGCTCCTGGATGCTGCTCTACAACACGCACCAGATGCTGCTGAACTTCCCTCCGGGGGCCACCTCCCCGCAGCCTGACGCGGCAAAGTCCTGCGCCTTCACGGGCGCGGACGCCAAGACCTACCAGTGCACGCTGAAGAGCGGCCTGAAGTTCTCCAACGGCGACTCGCTGACCGCCGAGGACGTGGTGTTCTCCTTCACCCGGATGAAGAAGATCCACGACCCCAACGGCCCCGCCGACGCGCTCTTCGAGACGCTGGAGTCGGTCACGGCCCAGGGCGACGACGGGGTGGTCTTCCACCTCACCGAGCCCGACGCGATCTTCCCCTCGAAGCTCGCCAGTGCCGCCGGTGCCATCGTCGACCACAAGGTCTACCCGGCCGACGCGCTGCTGCCCAACTCCAAGATGGTCGGCTCCGGCCCGTACAAGGTCGAGGGCATCGACGAGATGAAGACCTCGGACGGTACCGCTCCCGGCACCGTGCGGCTGGCCGCCAACTCCAGCTACCAGGGCAGCGCCAAGCTCAACAACAGCAAGTTCACGCTGCGTTACTTCAGCGAGCCGGCCGAGCTGAAGGCGGCGCTGGAGAGCGGCAAGGTCGACTTCACCGACAACAGCCTGGACCCCAAGGACTCGACCAAGTACAAGCAGGAGGCCCTTTCGGGCACCGGCAAGTTCAAGGTTGTCACCGGTGACAGCGCCGAGACCCGCTACATGGTGTTCAACGCCAAGGACCCGGTGGTCGGCCAGAAGGCGGTCCGCCAGGCCGTCGCCCAGCTGCTGGACCGCAAGGCGCTCGCCCGGGACGGCTACAACCGCACGGTGCAGGCGCTCTACTCGGTCGTCCCGCAGGGCATCCTGGGCAGCAACACGGCCTTCTTCAACCACTACGGCGACCCGAGTGCGAAGAAGGCCCGCGACATCCTGGAGAAGGCCGGCATCGAGACGCCGGTCAGCTTCTCGCTCACCTGGGCCCGCTCCCGGGTGGACGCGGCGGAAGAGAACCAGATCAAGCAGCAGCTGGAGTCCAGCGGCCTCTTCCGGGTCACCGTGAAGAAGGAAGCCTCCTGGGACACCTTCCGGAAGAACTGGGCCAAGGGCGTCTACCAGGCGTACGCGGTCGGCTGGTCGCCGGACTACCCGGACGCGGACAACTACATCGTCCCGCTGGCGGTCAAGGGCGGCGCCTACCTCAACAACTGGGACAACCCGGAGATCAGCGGTCAGCTGGTGCCGCAGAGCCGCAAGGTCACCGACCGGGCCGAGGCCATGGGCAAGTTCGGCACCATGCAGGACATCATCGCCAATGACGCCCCGCTGATCCCGCTCTGGCAGAGCAAGAGCTTCTACGTCTCCAGGGACGACATCAGCGGCGTGGAGTCGACCGTGGACACCACGGCCATCGTCCGCTTCTGGGAGATCGGCCGCATCGCCGGCTGA
- a CDS encoding response regulator, with product MTIRVLLVDDQPLLRTGFRMILEAEPDLAVVGEAGDGQQALDQVRALQPDVVLMDIRMPRMDGVEATRRISGPGRDGPAKVLVLTTFDLDEYVVEALRAGASGFLLKDVPAEELVQAIRVVADGAAMLAPSVTRRLLDMYATRLPSGDETPPTTLNSLTEREVEVLKLVARGLSNAEIAAELFVSETTVKTHVGHVLTKLGLRDRVQAAVYAYESGLVRPGAL from the coding sequence GTGACGATCCGAGTGCTGCTGGTCGACGACCAGCCGCTGCTGCGTACCGGTTTCCGGATGATTCTGGAGGCCGAGCCCGACCTGGCCGTGGTCGGTGAGGCCGGCGACGGCCAGCAGGCCCTGGACCAGGTGCGTGCGCTTCAGCCCGATGTGGTGCTGATGGACATCCGGATGCCCCGGATGGACGGTGTGGAGGCCACCCGGCGGATCTCCGGGCCGGGTCGCGACGGCCCGGCCAAGGTGCTGGTGCTCACCACCTTCGACCTGGACGAGTATGTGGTGGAGGCGCTGCGCGCCGGGGCGAGCGGCTTTCTGCTGAAGGACGTGCCCGCCGAGGAGCTGGTGCAGGCGATCCGGGTGGTGGCGGACGGCGCTGCGATGCTGGCGCCCAGCGTGACCCGCCGGCTGCTGGACATGTACGCCACCCGGCTGCCGTCGGGCGACGAGACGCCGCCGACCACGCTGAATTCGCTCACCGAGCGTGAGGTGGAGGTGCTCAAGCTGGTGGCGCGGGGCCTGTCCAACGCGGAGATCGCCGCCGAGCTGTTCGTCAGCGAGACCACGGTGAAGACCCATGTCGGCCATGTGCTGACCAAGCTGGGCCTGCGGGACCGGGTGCAGGCGGCGGTGTACGCATACGAGAGCGGGCTGGTCCGGCCGGGCGCCCTGTAG